One genomic region from Nitrospinota bacterium encodes:
- a CDS encoding UvrD-helicase domain-containing protein yields the protein MTSGQNIFDAIKACETDMAVMAGAGTGKTHALVIKYLGELEKADKKGFTRLDQLAAITFTEKAAAEMKGRVRDKLTVRIEELRKTAGLEGSAANLAQNDPDRKHEARLAAHLILQRQSLQSAYISTIHSFCARLLKENPAPAGVDPNFKVIDENQAGAMLGAATQKVIFGSLRAGDKDVERLALCFGYSRKGQFEKGLREMVVSLIPLMRVANKSPEELVRRYRELAEKDGAAATASIKEMAELLPVLLGYKKGSKEFKTALEIEAVGNDLLSGSGPSFIIAVKALDWADDLEKAINGRKDKSDTDHAGGKRAVSLLRSIASPVVENEITRDVERVASLLSQVLREYGDMKAQVSALDYEDLEERALKLLSPGSAIRAQYAAQFHRVMVDEFQDINALQKEIIYSIAPPGSGKLFIVGDIKQSIYGFRGADVMVFKETADEIENKGGTRFHLVESRRSAPALINFTNNLFSAIMTGGEGKIPFNKEKDSLTPHRSVNPERAGVTWLNLPDSSNAGQARAQEAQALATFFKEEIGGGTMTVEDSGKIRNAHYGDIALLLRRFSYLEAYENAFRLAGVPYSVVRGKGFYAAQEIIDMISLLSFLDNTADSLSLMNVLRSPLVGMSEAGLFRLRRDETAMARPLETVLSPTAPAPQLGDEEDTRKFIRFRERAAKWMKAKSRLTISEMIETLLGDTGYGAVMMSRYQGEQRVGNLSKLIEQARMAERNGAGMPDFIRSLKKLADRGGEKEPAAGAISKDNNRLAIMTIHQSKGLEFPVVALADLNFTNSKNGGRVNIHPRSGIFMRYYLEEEMDWVKGPVYREMDAQAKTAEDEESKRLFYVATTRARDHLIITGGTGSKKTGGWIGMAELQKMKDAENTAFKSVESAGFESTATYEAMPGLASDIINGWRPDPPSAPQTPKQARRIKPFINLTVTELATLNYCPRLYYYQYAMELPGASREVDAAFWEEPEKPAGPDPVELGTRFHNLLEKLDPADTDFENTVESAVNGRFGDMPASFRQTVSGITVEAFSSKPLSRLRKRRDVWITREAPLAIRFSNDGADIISRGTADLFFVDETGPCLVDYKFARKRGDNSIHTFQMEMYSAALMAAYGLKELDCAILYLGGKKLETESLNVNSARYGNIKNSVLRLAELVAAMEGSPEKDWPVIDVKTCSASGCRFKTRCFPGGREDVHASGD from the coding sequence ATGACCAGCGGCCAAAACATTTTCGACGCAATAAAAGCCTGCGAGACGGACATGGCCGTTATGGCCGGAGCCGGAACGGGAAAGACCCACGCGCTGGTCATAAAATATCTAGGCGAACTGGAGAAGGCGGATAAAAAGGGTTTCACCCGGCTGGATCAGCTGGCCGCTATCACATTCACCGAGAAAGCCGCGGCGGAAATGAAAGGGCGCGTCCGCGACAAGCTGACCGTAAGAATTGAGGAGCTTCGCAAAACCGCCGGGCTGGAAGGTTCCGCCGCCAACCTGGCCCAAAACGATCCGGACAGGAAACACGAGGCCAGACTTGCGGCCCATCTCATTTTGCAACGCCAATCGCTCCAGAGCGCCTACATATCCACCATCCATTCGTTCTGCGCCCGTTTGCTTAAGGAAAATCCGGCCCCGGCCGGAGTGGATCCCAACTTCAAGGTGATAGACGAGAACCAGGCCGGCGCCATGCTTGGCGCCGCCACCCAAAAAGTCATTTTTGGAAGTCTTAGGGCGGGAGACAAGGATGTAGAACGGCTGGCACTGTGTTTTGGGTATTCCAGGAAAGGCCAGTTTGAAAAAGGGCTGAGGGAAATGGTGGTAAGCCTGATTCCATTGATGCGTGTGGCGAACAAATCTCCAGAAGAATTGGTAAGGCGATACAGGGAGCTGGCCGAGAAAGACGGCGCCGCCGCGACAGCTTCCATCAAAGAGATGGCGGAGTTATTGCCCGTTCTGCTCGGTTACAAAAAGGGTTCAAAAGAGTTCAAGACAGCCTTGGAGATAGAGGCTGTTGGCAACGACCTGTTAAGTGGATCGGGGCCTTCGTTCATCATCGCGGTTAAGGCCCTCGATTGGGCGGATGATCTGGAGAAAGCCATCAATGGAAGGAAGGATAAATCGGACACGGACCACGCCGGGGGTAAACGGGCTGTCAGCCTGCTCCGCTCAATAGCGTCGCCGGTGGTGGAAAATGAAATAACGAGGGATGTTGAACGGGTGGCATCGTTGCTGTCGCAGGTCTTGCGGGAATACGGCGACATGAAGGCCCAGGTGTCCGCCCTGGATTATGAAGACCTCGAAGAGCGGGCGTTAAAACTTTTATCCCCCGGCTCGGCCATACGCGCCCAATACGCCGCCCAGTTCCACCGGGTTATGGTGGACGAGTTTCAGGACATCAACGCGCTTCAGAAGGAAATTATTTACTCCATCGCCCCGCCGGGCAGTGGAAAACTTTTCATCGTTGGAGACATCAAGCAATCCATATACGGTTTCCGGGGAGCCGACGTGATGGTCTTCAAGGAGACGGCGGACGAGATAGAGAATAAAGGTGGAACGCGATTCCACCTTGTGGAAAGCAGGCGAAGCGCCCCCGCGCTAATCAATTTTACCAACAACCTCTTCAGCGCCATAATGACAGGTGGCGAGGGCAAAATACCGTTCAACAAGGAAAAGGACTCCTTGACCCCCCACAGAAGCGTGAATCCGGAGCGGGCTGGCGTCACATGGCTCAACCTGCCCGACAGTTCCAACGCCGGGCAGGCGCGGGCGCAAGAGGCCCAAGCTCTGGCCACGTTCTTCAAAGAAGAGATCGGCGGCGGAACGATGACCGTGGAGGACTCGGGAAAAATCCGCAACGCGCATTATGGGGACATTGCTCTTCTACTTCGCCGTTTTTCTTACCTGGAGGCTTACGAAAACGCTTTCAGGCTGGCTGGCGTGCCCTATTCCGTGGTGCGGGGTAAGGGGTTTTACGCCGCCCAGGAAATCATCGACATGATTAGTCTGCTTTCGTTTCTTGATAATACGGCGGACTCACTTTCTTTGATGAACGTTCTACGGTCGCCATTGGTGGGAATGAGCGAGGCGGGGCTTTTCCGGTTGCGCAGGGACGAAACGGCTATGGCGCGTCCGCTGGAGACGGTGTTAAGCCCCACTGCCCCGGCTCCACAACTGGGTGATGAGGAAGACACCCGGAAATTCATCCGCTTCCGGGAACGGGCCGCCAAATGGATGAAGGCCAAGAGTCGGCTCACCATCTCCGAAATGATAGAGACTTTGCTTGGGGATACCGGTTACGGGGCGGTTATGATGAGCCGGTACCAGGGGGAACAGAGGGTTGGCAACCTCTCCAAGCTTATAGAGCAGGCGCGGATGGCGGAACGGAACGGCGCTGGCATGCCGGATTTCATCCGGTCGCTTAAAAAACTGGCGGACCGGGGTGGCGAAAAAGAGCCCGCCGCCGGAGCAATTTCCAAAGACAACAACCGGCTGGCCATAATGACCATCCACCAGAGCAAGGGGCTGGAATTTCCCGTGGTGGCGCTGGCGGATTTAAATTTCACTAACTCAAAAAACGGCGGCAGGGTGAACATCCATCCCCGAAGCGGCATTTTCATGCGCTATTACCTTGAAGAGGAAATGGACTGGGTGAAGGGGCCGGTTTACCGCGAAATGGACGCGCAGGCCAAAACCGCCGAAGATGAAGAGAGCAAACGCCTCTTTTACGTTGCCACCACCAGGGCAAGGGATCACCTGATAATAACCGGCGGTACTGGCTCGAAAAAAACAGGCGGATGGATTGGAATGGCGGAGTTGCAAAAAATGAAAGATGCCGAAAATACAGCTTTCAAAAGTGTGGAGTCCGCTGGCTTTGAGAGTACAGCCACATATGAGGCCATGCCCGGGTTGGCCAGTGACATCATTAACGGCTGGCGGCCCGATCCTCCATCCGCTCCGCAGACGCCAAAACAGGCGCGGCGAATAAAGCCATTCATCAACCTTACAGTAACCGAACTGGCAACGCTCAATTACTGCCCCAGGCTTTATTATTACCAGTACGCCATGGAGCTTCCCGGCGCCTCCAGGGAAGTTGATGCGGCGTTCTGGGAAGAGCCGGAAAAACCCGCCGGGCCGGACCCGGTGGAACTTGGAACAAGGTTTCACAATCTGCTCGAAAAGCTGGATCCCGCAGACACGGATTTCGAAAACACCGTAGAGTCGGCTGTAAACGGGCGTTTCGGCGACATGCCTGCAAGTTTCAGGCAAACCGTGTCGGGTATCACTGTTGAAGCCTTTTCATCGAAGCCGTTATCAAGGCTCCGGAAGCGCCGTGATGTCTGGATAACCAGAGAAGCCCCATTGGCTATAAGATTCTCCAACGATGGGGCTGACATCATATCCCGTGGCACGGCGGACCTTTTCTTCGTGGACGAAACCGGCCCCTGCCTGGTGGACTATAAATTCGCCCGCAAGCGGGGGGATAATTCCATCCATACCTTCCAGATGGAGATGTATTCGGCGGCGTTGATGGCCGCTTATGGTTTAAAGGAACTGGATTGCGCCATCCTATACCTGGGTGGGAAGAAGCTTGAAACGGAGAGCTTGAACGTAAATTCAGCGAGATATGGAAATATCAAAAATTCGGTTTTAAGGCTTGCGGAGTTGGTGGCGGCGATGGAAGGCTCACCCGAAAAAGACTGGCCTGTGATTGATGTGAAAACCTGTTCGGCGTCGGGTTGCAGGTTTAAAACCCGCTGTTTCCCCGGCGGCAGGGAGGATGTTCATGCTTCCGGCGATTGA
- the motA gene encoding flagellar motor stator protein MotA — protein MSSIAGIIIVLVAVIGGYIMEHGNLAILIQPAEVVIIFGAAIGGVVIASPPAVIKAIIQGFKYVVTGKTRSKKDYVDLLKCLNEIIQKIRKDGLASIEESMDKPNNSPIFKKYPAVLNNHHAVAYITDSFRIISTTKISPNKLGMLMDTELDTHHDEMMVSVNSVSNVADSLPGLGIVAAVLGVVITMQKMSEPPEVLGHSIGAALVGTFLGILMSYGFVGPMAKKLEHLVANETQYLRVIREIIIAFVGGEPVQIAIEFGRKVIPGNVKPTFSEMEAELRKTKA, from the coding sequence ATGTCATCCATAGCTGGGATTATCATCGTTCTGGTGGCCGTTATTGGCGGTTACATCATGGAGCACGGTAATCTGGCCATTTTGATCCAGCCGGCGGAAGTCGTGATAATATTCGGCGCGGCTATCGGCGGCGTGGTGATAGCCTCGCCCCCGGCTGTTATAAAGGCTATCATCCAGGGTTTTAAATACGTCGTTACGGGCAAAACCCGGTCCAAAAAGGATTACGTTGACCTGCTTAAATGCCTGAACGAAATCATACAGAAAATAAGGAAAGACGGGCTGGCTTCAATTGAAGAGTCCATGGACAAGCCCAATAACAGCCCCATTTTCAAGAAATACCCCGCTGTGCTGAACAACCATCATGCGGTGGCCTACATAACCGACTCGTTCAGGATAATCAGCACCACGAAAATATCCCCAAACAAGCTGGGCATGCTGATGGACACCGAGCTGGACACCCATCACGACGAAATGATGGTGTCGGTGAATTCAGTGAGCAACGTGGCCGACTCGCTCCCCGGCCTGGGTATCGTGGCGGCGGTGCTGGGCGTGGTGATAACCATGCAGAAAATGAGCGAGCCGCCGGAGGTGCTGGGACACAGCATCGGCGCGGCGCTGGTGGGCACTTTTTTGGGTATCTTGATGAGTTACGGTTTCGTGGGGCCTATGGCCAAGAAGCTGGAGCATCTGGTGGCCAACGAGACCCAATACCTGCGTGTCATCCGGGAGATCATAATTGCGTTTGTCGGCGGGGAGCCGGTGCAGATAGCCATAGAGTTCGGCAGGAAAGTCATCCCCGGCAACGTTAAACCAACCTTCAGCGAGATGGAAGCGGAGCTGAGGAAAACCAAGGCCTAA
- a CDS encoding polyprenyl synthetase family protein, with protein MAHLNSTRPKSGDLANPAASRYASAVALYAQDLERVEREINANFHSDVALIPKVSAYLAGGGGKRIRPLLVIASSRLCGYTGAIRQITHSVVAEYIHAATLLHDDVVDEAELRRGAQSANMKFGNEASVLVGDFLFAKSFQLMSDDGDIRIIQTVAEATRNLAEGEVLQLVNTMNLEITEDIYLDTIYRKTGALIEACCRIGAILGGSPTEREEALAGYGRDIGMAFQLVDDALDYAGEKSAWGKPIGADLAEGKVTMPLIRAIQMAGDAEREDIASLMESDEELGPRLDRIMMILKKYDTISTTLEMARGYAASARERLISAFEPSIHLTSLLDVADYIVERKV; from the coding sequence GTGGCTCATCTAAATTCCACCCGCCCCAAATCAGGCGATTTGGCCAATCCTGCGGCGTCCCGGTACGCCAGCGCAGTTGCGTTGTACGCGCAGGACCTGGAGAGGGTGGAGCGGGAGATAAACGCCAATTTCCATTCCGATGTGGCGTTAATACCGAAAGTTAGCGCATACCTGGCCGGGGGCGGAGGAAAGCGGATACGCCCTTTGCTGGTTATAGCCTCATCCCGCCTTTGCGGTTACACTGGAGCCATCCGTCAGATCACCCATTCGGTGGTGGCTGAATACATCCATGCGGCCACCCTTTTGCATGACGATGTGGTGGACGAGGCGGAGCTTCGCCGGGGCGCCCAGTCGGCCAATATGAAGTTCGGCAACGAGGCTTCGGTGCTTGTAGGGGATTTTCTTTTCGCCAAATCGTTCCAGCTGATGAGCGACGATGGCGACATCCGCATAATACAGACCGTGGCGGAAGCCACCCGCAACCTGGCGGAAGGTGAGGTGCTCCAGCTTGTGAACACCATGAACCTGGAGATCACTGAAGATATCTATCTGGACACCATATATCGCAAGACCGGCGCCCTCATAGAGGCCTGTTGCAGAATAGGGGCTATTCTCGGTGGCTCTCCCACAGAGCGGGAGGAGGCGCTGGCCGGATACGGACGCGACATAGGCATGGCCTTCCAACTGGTGGACGACGCGTTGGACTACGCCGGGGAAAAATCGGCCTGGGGTAAACCTATCGGGGCCGACCTGGCGGAAGGGAAGGTTACCATGCCGCTTATCCGGGCGATCCAGATGGCCGGTGACGCTGAACGGGAGGACATAGCCAGCCTGATGGAATCAGACGAGGAGTTGGGGCCAAGGCTGGACCGTATCATGATGATACTTAAAAAATACGACACCATCTCCACCACGCTGGAGATGGCAAGAGGCTACGCCGCCTCGGCCCGGGAGCGGCTTATATCCGCTTTTGAGCCCTCAATCCACCTGACATCCCTGCTGGACGTGGCGGATTATATTGTGGAAAGAAAGGTTTGA
- the cobA gene encoding uroporphyrinogen-III C-methyltransferase, which translates to MPEGIVYLIGAGPGDPGLLTLKGRALIEEADVVVYDYLANPRLLDFARKDAEVIYVGKMGGAHTMTQENINSLLVEKCRAGKSVARLKGGDPFIFGRGGEEAEELIKAGLRYEVVPGVTAAVAASAYSGIPLTHRDFTATVAFVTGHEDPTKEESNIHWDKLATGIGTLVFFMGVKNLPNIVDNLTKNGRAASTPVAVIRWGTTPEQKTVTGTLADIVEKVAKAGIKPPALTVVGDVVSLKPTLDWFEKKPLFGRKIVVTRAREQASVFADRLKKSGADVIEFPTIETKQPDSWDSLDAAIERLPQFDWVIFTSVNGVRYFLQRLKERGSDIRELKGPQICAIGPKTAEAIENLGVRVAAVPSEYRAEAILGALGGENLKGKNILIPRAKVAREVLPEELVKLGANVTVAEAYETVKPAALKDEMVKLFSENRVDAVTFTSSSTVSNFMDMFGKEEAVRLMNGVKVASIGPITSDTARKFGLEPSIEPKDYTTEALAVALESYYSK; encoded by the coding sequence ATGCCTGAAGGTATCGTTTATCTGATCGGGGCCGGTCCCGGCGACCCTGGCCTGCTTACGTTGAAAGGCCGCGCCCTTATAGAAGAAGCCGACGTTGTTGTTTATGACTACCTGGCCAACCCGCGCCTGCTGGATTTCGCGCGGAAAGACGCCGAGGTAATCTACGTTGGCAAGATGGGCGGCGCCCATACCATGACCCAGGAAAACATCAACAGCCTGCTGGTGGAAAAATGCCGCGCCGGGAAAAGCGTGGCCCGCTTAAAAGGGGGCGACCCGTTCATTTTCGGCCGGGGCGGCGAGGAGGCCGAGGAGCTTATAAAGGCCGGTTTACGGTACGAGGTTGTTCCGGGCGTTACGGCGGCGGTGGCCGCGTCCGCTTATTCGGGTATCCCACTCACCCATCGGGATTTCACCGCCACCGTGGCCTTTGTAACCGGGCATGAGGACCCTACCAAGGAAGAGTCGAACATCCATTGGGACAAGCTGGCCACAGGGATTGGCACGCTGGTGTTCTTCATGGGCGTAAAAAACCTGCCCAACATCGTGGACAACCTCACGAAAAACGGCAGGGCCGCCAGCACTCCCGTGGCGGTTATCCGCTGGGGCACCACGCCGGAGCAGAAAACGGTAACCGGCACACTGGCCGATATCGTGGAGAAGGTGGCCAAGGCGGGCATAAAACCCCCCGCCCTCACCGTGGTGGGAGACGTGGTAAGTTTAAAACCCACGCTGGACTGGTTCGAGAAAAAACCGTTGTTCGGCAGGAAGATAGTTGTAACCCGCGCCCGGGAGCAGGCCTCGGTTTTCGCTGACAGACTCAAAAAATCCGGCGCGGACGTTATAGAGTTTCCCACCATCGAGACCAAACAACCGGATTCGTGGGATAGCCTGGACGCGGCCATTGAAAGATTGCCGCAGTTTGACTGGGTCATCTTCACATCAGTTAACGGTGTGCGTTATTTCCTGCAAAGGCTCAAAGAGCGCGGGTCGGACATCCGCGAGCTCAAAGGCCCCCAAATTTGCGCCATCGGCCCCAAAACCGCCGAGGCTATCGAAAACCTTGGCGTGCGGGTGGCGGCCGTGCCATCGGAGTACCGGGCCGAAGCCATCCTTGGCGCGCTGGGTGGCGAAAACCTGAAGGGCAAAAATATCCTTATACCCCGCGCCAAAGTGGCCCGCGAGGTACTTCCCGAAGAGCTCGTAAAGCTAGGCGCCAATGTCACCGTGGCGGAAGCCTATGAAACGGTGAAACCGGCGGCGTTAAAAGACGAGATGGTAAAGCTGTTCAGCGAAAACCGGGTGGACGCGGTGACTTTCACCTCATCCTCCACCGTGTCCAACTTCATGGATATGTTCGGCAAGGAAGAGGCTGTCCGGTTGATGAATGGCGTTAAGGTGGCGTCCATCGGCCCCATCACGTCGGACACGGCCAGAAAATTCGGGCTGGAGCCTTCGATAGAGCCGAAAGACTATACCACCGAGGCGCTGGCCGTGGCGTTGGAGTCTTACTACTCGAAATAA
- a CDS encoding rod shape-determining protein — MLFEKLYNFVSADMAMDLGTANTLVHIRNKGIVLNEPSVVVITKKGERLLAIGAEAKAMYGKTPDEYVAVRPMKDGVIADFDSTRKMIAYFIKKTRPSMFTLKPKIVIGVPSGITQVEKRAVIDSAMGAGVREVFLVEEPMAAAIGTKMPVWDSVGNLIVDIGGGTTEVAIISMFATAYSESIRVAGDEMDEAIVRHVRQKHSLDIGIFEAERVKIAIGSAFPQEQKVTTKTFGRNIVNGLPTGIEISDDDVREALEEPVRAIIDATKKAMEKTTPEFAQDISSRGIVLAGGGALLKGLGQRLKKELQVPVYRAKDPLTAVARGAGIVLEKWKTFRRVTIN; from the coding sequence ATGTTGTTCGAGAAGTTATACAATTTTGTCTCCGCCGATATGGCCATGGACCTGGGCACCGCAAACACTCTGGTGCATATCCGGAACAAAGGCATAGTGCTCAACGAGCCTTCGGTGGTTGTGATCACCAAAAAAGGGGAAAGGCTTTTGGCCATCGGCGCCGAAGCCAAGGCCATGTATGGCAAAACCCCCGACGAATACGTGGCCGTGCGCCCCATGAAAGACGGAGTGATAGCCGATTTCGATTCCACCCGGAAAATGATCGCCTATTTCATAAAAAAAACGCGCCCCAGCATGTTCACGCTGAAACCCAAAATAGTTATCGGCGTGCCTTCGGGCATAACCCAGGTAGAGAAACGGGCCGTCATAGACTCGGCCATGGGGGCGGGGGTGCGGGAGGTGTTCCTGGTGGAGGAGCCCATGGCCGCGGCCATCGGCACCAAAATGCCCGTGTGGGACTCGGTGGGGAACCTGATAGTGGACATCGGCGGCGGCACCACGGAGGTTGCCATCATTTCCATGTTCGCCACGGCCTACTCGGAGTCCATCCGGGTGGCGGGGGATGAGATGGACGAGGCCATCGTGCGCCATGTGCGGCAAAAACACAGCCTGGACATCGGCATTTTCGAGGCGGAGCGGGTGAAGATCGCCATAGGCTCCGCCTTTCCGCAGGAACAGAAAGTAACCACCAAGACGTTTGGCAGAAATATAGTGAACGGATTGCCCACCGGGATAGAAATTTCCGACGACGATGTGAGGGAGGCCCTGGAAGAGCCGGTTCGCGCCATCATAGACGCCACCAAGAAGGCCATGGAAAAAACCACACCGGAATTCGCCCAGGACATTTCCAGCCGGGGCATAGTGCTGGCCGGAGGGGGCGCCCTTCTGAAAGGATTGGGCCAGCGGCTCAAAAAAGAGCTTCAGGTGCCTGTTTACCGCGCCAAAGACCCCCTCACCGCCGTGGCCAGGGGCGCGGGAATCGTTCTGGAGAAATGGAAGACCTTCAGAAGAGTGACCATAAACTAA
- a CDS encoding magnesium chelatase → MKRPERFSWRWPVESHAKLPRTIGELKENGYQILPVKEELERNLIRAMEAGEELFPGVQGYENTVLPQIVNAILSHHDIILLGEKGQAKTRIMRSLTRFLDERIPAISGCEINDNPYNPICRACKHKVAEHGDIVELNWIHRDMRYGERLSPGTKIADLIGDLDPSKVAEGAALSSEAALHFGLIPRMNRGIFAINELPDLEYLIQVSLFNILEERDIQIRGYPIRFPLDVLLVFSANPEDYSRPGKIISQLKDRIGSEIRTHYPLSRETGVAIMEQESKMDVGEGYELACPGFVKEIVEQITIEARNSPYVNHRSGVSARLSIANYEIVVANARRRAITLGEKIITPRISDLGYLYTSSSGKIELDPFREDSLSQEDALGRIIESAILKVFNEKFDKESLAGMTPDFGAKNGAVEVGDMTPSAHYREVISKFPQLWEPAHTLGADQNDPMRASCVEFILEGLTLNGKISRKKIGEMTTYRNQPQ, encoded by the coding sequence ATGAAGCGCCCGGAGCGTTTCTCTTGGAGGTGGCCTGTGGAGAGTCATGCAAAACTTCCCAGGACTATTGGCGAACTCAAGGAGAACGGCTACCAAATCCTCCCCGTTAAAGAAGAATTGGAGAGGAACCTCATCCGCGCCATGGAGGCGGGGGAGGAGCTTTTCCCGGGGGTTCAGGGTTATGAAAACACCGTCCTGCCCCAAATCGTAAACGCCATCCTGTCCCATCACGATATCATCCTGCTGGGGGAAAAGGGGCAGGCCAAAACCCGCATCATGCGTTCTCTCACCCGGTTTCTGGATGAGCGCATCCCCGCCATTTCCGGTTGCGAGATAAACGATAACCCCTATAATCCCATCTGCCGCGCCTGCAAACATAAGGTGGCCGAGCATGGCGATATTGTGGAGCTAAACTGGATACACCGGGACATGCGCTATGGCGAACGGTTGAGCCCAGGCACGAAAATAGCCGACCTTATTGGCGACCTGGATCCTTCCAAGGTGGCCGAAGGGGCGGCCCTTTCTTCCGAAGCGGCCCTGCATTTCGGGCTGATACCCCGGATGAACCGGGGTATATTCGCCATCAATGAACTGCCGGACCTGGAATATCTTATCCAGGTGTCGCTTTTTAACATATTGGAGGAACGGGACATCCAGATACGAGGCTATCCCATCCGGTTTCCGCTGGACGTGCTGTTGGTTTTCAGCGCCAACCCGGAGGACTATTCCCGTCCCGGTAAAATAATCAGCCAGTTGAAGGACCGGATAGGCTCCGAGATCCGCACCCATTACCCCTTGAGCCGCGAAACAGGTGTGGCCATTATGGAGCAGGAGTCCAAGATGGACGTGGGGGAAGGGTACGAACTGGCATGTCCGGGCTTTGTTAAAGAAATAGTGGAGCAGATAACCATCGAGGCGCGAAACTCGCCTTATGTGAACCACCGGTCCGGCGTGTCGGCCCGGCTTTCCATAGCCAATTACGAGATTGTGGTGGCCAACGCCCGGCGGCGGGCCATTACACTGGGCGAAAAGATAATCACGCCAAGAATCTCGGACCTTGGTTATCTATATACATCATCTTCCGGCAAGATAGAGCTGGACCCGTTTCGGGAAGACTCACTATCCCAAGAGGATGCGCTGGGCCGGATAATCGAATCGGCCATATTAAAAGTGTTCAACGAAAAGTTCGACAAGGAATCGCTGGCGGGGATGACCCCTGATTTCGGCGCCAAAAATGGAGCCGTGGAAGTGGGGGACATGACACCCTCCGCCCATTACCGGGAGGTTATATCCAAATTCCCCCAGCTATGGGAGCCCGCCCATACACTGGGAGCTGATCAGAATGACCCCATGCGCGCCTCTTGCGTGGAATTCATTCTGGAAGGGCTTACCCTCAACGGAAAAATCTCCCGAAAGAAGATTGGGGAGATGACCACCTATCGCAACCAGCCCCAGTAA
- a CDS encoding nitronate monooxygenase yields MTDLQNITQPLPPLTIRSHHPDSTREIVLRTPVINGGMGVGVTGPELAAAITNEGGGGVITGVALGYPFQVILNKYVDKKPFEANSLALMDWIADTKKKCNNGFVGVNIMVAVNDFKDLAYNAAKAGVDLIVAGAGLPMALPDIVSKFPDTMIAPIISSVKAARVMVRRWLSRHRPPDAIVYESIHHSGGHQGGDLSEIAAGANQPEEVIGGVRQLLDENGLQDVPVIAAGGVWDKVDILKYLSWGAQGVQMSSRFVLTHEAGAEFGGIPLFKKLYMDNNIPTILERSPAGLPGRAIATPFSKRYAYANVDMVNEEHDCPSACLASCDKQKSIYCILYHLTEALRNNYEEGLFFAGSNVGKPGIIKEILSVKELMRRLEEGEPGVISPSQVAAAAL; encoded by the coding sequence TTGACTGACCTCCAGAATATCACCCAGCCATTGCCTCCTCTCACTATAAGGAGCCATCATCCTGACTCTACCAGGGAGATAGTTCTGCGAACTCCGGTCATCAATGGTGGCATGGGAGTGGGGGTCACCGGCCCCGAATTAGCGGCGGCCATCACTAACGAAGGCGGTGGCGGCGTGATTACGGGTGTGGCTCTAGGATACCCATTCCAAGTTATCTTGAATAAATACGTTGATAAAAAGCCTTTCGAGGCCAACAGCCTGGCCCTGATGGACTGGATAGCCGACACAAAGAAAAAATGCAACAACGGTTTCGTTGGCGTGAACATAATGGTGGCGGTGAACGATTTCAAGGATCTGGCATATAACGCCGCCAAGGCCGGAGTGGACCTTATCGTGGCTGGCGCCGGGCTTCCCATGGCGTTGCCGGACATAGTCTCCAAATTCCCGGACACTATGATAGCCCCCATCATCTCATCGGTTAAAGCGGCCCGTGTAATGGTTCGCCGGTGGCTTTCCCGCCATAGGCCGCCAGACGCTATCGTATATGAATCCATACATCATTCCGGCGGGCATCAGGGTGGCGATCTTTCGGAGATAGCCGCTGGGGCGAATCAGCCGGAGGAAGTTATAGGCGGCGTCCGTCAACTGTTGGACGAAAACGGGTTGCAGGACGTGCCGGTAATCGCCGCTGGAGGCGTGTGGGACAAGGTGGATATCCTTAAGTACCTTTCGTGGGGGGCGCAAGGGGTGCAGATGTCCTCCAGGTTCGTTCTAACCCACGAGGCGGGAGCGGAGTTCGGCGGCATACCGCTGTTCAAAAAGCTTTATATGGACAACAACATCCCCACGATACTGGAACGGAGCCCGGCTGGTCTTCCCGGCAGGGCCATCGCCACGCCGTTTTCCAAACGATACGCTTATGCCAACGTGGACATGGTGAATGAAGAGCACGACTGTCCCTCGGCGTGCCTGGCCAGTTGCGACAAGCAAAAGTCCATCTATTGCATCCTCTATCATCTTACCGAGGCGTTGAGGAACAATTACGAGGAAGGGCTGTTCTTTGCGGGCTCTAACGTGGGGAAACCGGGCATAATAAAGGAAATCCTGTCGGTGAAAGAACTGATGCGGCGTCTTGAGGAGGGTGAGCCTGGCGTAATATCCCCCTCACAGGTGGCCGCCGCGGCCCTGTAA